Proteins found in one Leishmania major strain Friedlin complete genome, chromosome 35 genomic segment:
- a CDS encoding galactokinase-like protein (previous protein_id=AAZ14497.1) — MPAESYPDERLDSMLATLTPIFCEKFKVENAADVEWRVFTFAPGRVNLIGEHVDYMEGWTCPAAVLEGTHILVGRVKHFQKEAKPKVRFYATHTKEHFDMDHLGGCVHNKAWTTFVRGAMTLRLNRLGVAIDDASLNGVCMVVHSTLAMGAGMSASAAFGVALIHAINSVVTKSYKDCPTSSGRRYSIVPAMPKDELMELAKEARLIETEYCGVNVGIMDQFISAFAEVDKFMFLDCKHLTFEPVDMTPLLGHGEYSWMLIDSMIKHDLLGGTAQMYNSVRIDQENAQKKIGEHRYRGKPYSFSLMVRNPEQYGFDGDVQQFMAEFKPLMTPGEFERGTYQVMEQLRTLEFRKLNDPALPLSREERVKKAGDILNAGHAGMRELMKITTPELDYIQELINEDKDVAGGRMMGGGFGGCIIMLLRRSAEDRVLAHVRKHFKARFSIENSCYKVKRAGSGSFVVSLEGKKMSGAGSKL; from the coding sequence ATGCCCGCAGAGAGCTACCCGGACGAGCGGCTTGACAGCATGCTTGCGACCTTGACGCCCATCTTCTGCGAGAAGTTCAAAGTCGAGAATGCCGCGGATGTAGAGTGGCGAGTCTTCACCTTCGCTCCTGGCCGCGTAAACCTGATTGGTGAACACGTTGACTATATGGAGGGGTGGACTTgcccggcggcggtgctggagggcaCGCACATTCTTGTTGGGCGCGTGAAGCACTTCCAGAAGGAGGCGAAGCCGAAGGTTCGCTTCTACGCGACGCACACGAAGGAGCACTTCGACATGGACCACCTTGGCGGGTGCGTACACAATAAGGCGTGGACAACGTTTGTGCGCGGCGCCATGACGCTGCGACTCAAccgcctcggcgtcgccATTGATGACGCGTCCCTCAACGGGGTATGCATGGTAGTGCACAGCACGCTCGCCATGGGAGCCGGTATGAGCGCGTCGGCTGCCTTCGGCGTCGCGCTCATTCACGCTATTAACTCTGTTGTCACGAAGAGCTACAAGGATTGTCCCACCTCGAGCGGCCGCCGCTATTCTATTGTACCGGCGATGCCCAAGGACGAACTGATGGAACTGGCCAAGGAGGCGCGCCTTATCGAGACGGAATACTGCGGCGTGAATGTTGGCATCATGGATCAGTTCATCTCTGCCTTCGCGGAGGTGGACAAGTTCATGTTCCTGGATTGCAAGCACCTCACTTTCGAGCCCGTTGACATGACACCTCTCCTGGGCCACGGCGAGTACTCGTGGATGCTGATCGACTCGATGATCAAGCACGATCTGCTCGGTGGCACGGCTCAGATGTACAACTCGGTTCGCATCGATCAGGAGAACGCGCAGAAGAAGATCGGTGAGCACCGCTACCGTGGCAAGCCGTACTCCTTCTCCCTGATGGTGCGCAACCCAGAGCAGTACGGCTTCGACGGTGACGTGCAACAGTTCATGGCGGAGTTCAAACCTCTCATGACACCCGGAGAGTTCGAGCGCGGCACCTACCAGGTcatggagcagctgcgcacgttGGAGTTCCGCAAGTTGAACGACCCGGCGTTGCCGCTTTCACGTGAGGAGCGCGTCAAAAAGGCCGGCGACATTTTGAACGCCGGTCACGCGGGTATGCGCGAACTCATGAAGATCACCACCCCCGAGCTCGACTACATCCAGGAGCTCATCAACGAGGACAAGGACGTCGCCGGTGGTCGTATGATGGGTGGTGGCTTTGGCGGCTGTATCATTAtgctgcttcgccgcagcgctgaggACCGTGTCTTGGCGCACGTTCGCAAACATTTCAAGGCCCGCTTCAGCATCGAGAACTCCTGCTACAAGGTGAagcgcgccggcagcggcagcttcgTCGTTTCCTTGGAGGGAAAGAAGATGAGTGGTGCTGGCAGCAAGCTCTGA